The following coding sequences are from one Cytophagales bacterium window:
- a CDS encoding aldehyde dehydrogenase family protein: MLQVTSPYDLSLIKEIPLVGKAEVEKALTTAYGLFLDQSKWIPAHERIAILERTAEIMKTQIAALTKTAAREGGKPYLDSKVEVLRAINGVKIAAEHIGQLKGEQIPMGLTKASENRLAFTTREPIGVVSSISAFNHPLNLIVHQTATAIAAGCPVIIKPALTTPLSCLAFVEILSEAGLPEGWCQAIVCENDAAEQLVTDPRVNYFSFIGSAKVGWYLRSKLSSGTRCALEHGGAAPVIVEKDAVFNEMLPALLKGGFYHAGQVCVSVQRVFVHESICEEVANRLAEMARQLIVGDPMDEKTEVGPLILPGEVDRVEEWVNEAVDGGTKLLCGGKRISDTCYEPTVLLNPPTNVRVSTQEIFGPVVCVYSYSDRNKAIEIANSLDVHFQASVFTKNIDVALDCVKKLNATAVMVNDHTAFRVDWMPFGGRDTSGIGMGGIQYSMQEMTREKLMVIKVKA; encoded by the coding sequence ATGCTACAAGTAACATCGCCTTACGATTTAAGCCTTATTAAAGAAATCCCATTAGTAGGGAAAGCAGAAGTGGAGAAAGCGCTCACCACTGCCTACGGTTTATTTCTTGACCAATCAAAATGGATTCCGGCACACGAGCGGATTGCCATTTTAGAGCGTACAGCAGAAATAATGAAAACCCAAATTGCAGCGCTAACCAAAACTGCTGCCCGGGAAGGCGGAAAACCCTATTTAGATTCTAAGGTCGAGGTTTTACGTGCAATCAATGGAGTGAAAATTGCCGCGGAACATATTGGGCAATTAAAAGGAGAACAAATTCCGATGGGTTTAACAAAAGCATCTGAAAACCGATTAGCTTTTACTACACGAGAGCCCATAGGGGTTGTTTCATCTATTAGCGCGTTCAATCATCCGCTCAATTTAATTGTTCATCAAACGGCAACTGCAATTGCAGCAGGATGTCCTGTAATAATTAAACCTGCCCTAACAACTCCTTTATCATGTTTGGCTTTTGTGGAAATACTTTCAGAAGCAGGATTGCCGGAAGGATGGTGCCAGGCAATTGTTTGTGAAAATGATGCAGCAGAACAATTGGTTACTGACCCAAGAGTAAATTATTTCTCTTTTATCGGTTCTGCAAAAGTTGGATGGTATTTACGTTCCAAATTATCTTCCGGAACACGATGCGCACTAGAACATGGTGGTGCCGCTCCCGTAATTGTAGAGAAAGATGCTGTTTTTAATGAAATGTTACCCGCTCTTTTAAAAGGGGGTTTCTATCATGCCGGACAAGTTTGTGTTTCCGTGCAGCGGGTTTTTGTTCATGAAAGTATTTGCGAAGAAGTTGCCAATCGGTTAGCAGAAATGGCACGTCAATTAATAGTCGGAGACCCAATGGATGAAAAAACAGAAGTTGGTCCGCTTATCTTGCCCGGAGAAGTTGACAGAGTGGAAGAATGGGTGAATGAAGCCGTTGATGGCGGGACAAAACTATTGTGCGGAGGAAAGCGAATCTCTGACACTTGTTATGAACCAACAGTCCTCTTAAATCCACCGACAAATGTTCGGGTATCAACACAGGAAATTTTTGGCCCGGTAGTCTGTGTTTATTCTTATTCAGACAGAAATAAGGCCATTGAAATTGCCAATAGTCTGGACGTTCATTTTCAGGCCTCTGTTTTTACCAAAAATATAGACGTAGCGCTTGACTGTGTAAAAAAACTTAATGCAACGGCTGTTATGGTAAACGACCATACTGCTTTTCGGGTGGATTGGATGCCCTTTGGAGGAAGAGATACTTCAGGTATTGGCATGGGAGGAATTCAATACTCCATGCAAGAAATGACAAGAGAAAAATTAATGGTGATAAAAGTAAAAGCCTAA
- a CDS encoding ATP-binding cassette domain-containing protein produces MITVSDLRIQFGKRVLFQDVNMKFTAGNCYGVIGANGSGKSTLLKAISGEIDTASGHIILGSGERLSVLSQDHFVFDEYSVLNTVIKGHSQLWDIIQEKDALYAKPDFSDKDGIKTAVLEEKFADMEGWNAESDAATLLSDLGIKEEFHSTLMKDMSGKKKVRVLLAQALYGKPDNLLLDEPTNDLDLETVMWLENYLSNYENTVLVVSHDRHFLDAISTHTVDIDFREIQMFAGNYSFWYQSSQLALKQQQMQNKKTEEKRKELQVFIARFSANAAKSKQATSRKKILENLNIEDIKPSTRKYPGIIFSPEREVGNKILEVSGLSASIDGKVLFKDVDFYANKGDKIIFLSKDPRAMTAFFEIINAKQKADAGTYEWGQTITSAYLPFDNSEFFRSRLNLFDWLCQFTTDTTELYIRGYLGKMLFTGEDIYKKVDVLSGGEKMRCMISKMMLVNANALVLDTPTNHLDLESIQAFNNNLIKYPGNIFMSSHDHEFIQTVCNRIIELTPKGIIDKVMDYDEYIADEKLMV; encoded by the coding sequence ATGATTACAGTTTCGGATTTAAGAATTCAATTTGGTAAGAGAGTGTTGTTCCAGGATGTAAATATGAAATTTACAGCGGGAAATTGTTATGGAGTGATAGGAGCAAACGGTTCGGGAAAATCGACACTTTTAAAGGCAATTTCGGGAGAAATTGATACTGCTTCCGGACATATTATTTTGGGGTCTGGCGAAAGACTTTCTGTTTTAAGCCAGGATCACTTTGTCTTTGACGAATATTCAGTACTTAATACTGTTATCAAAGGGCACTCACAACTGTGGGATATCATACAAGAAAAAGATGCACTATATGCTAAACCCGATTTTTCTGATAAAGATGGTATTAAAACAGCCGTATTAGAAGAAAAATTCGCAGATATGGAAGGTTGGAATGCCGAAAGCGATGCTGCAACTTTGTTGAGCGATTTGGGAATAAAGGAAGAATTTCATTCTACTTTAATGAAAGATATGAGCGGGAAGAAAAAAGTAAGAGTTTTGTTGGCCCAGGCTCTTTATGGCAAGCCTGATAATTTATTGCTTGATGAGCCTACAAACGACCTTGACCTCGAAACTGTAATGTGGTTAGAGAATTATCTATCGAATTATGAAAATACTGTTTTAGTTGTATCCCACGACAGGCATTTTCTCGATGCAATAAGTACGCATACTGTTGATATTGATTTTCGGGAAATACAAATGTTTGCAGGAAATTACAGCTTTTGGTATCAAAGTAGCCAGTTAGCATTAAAACAGCAGCAAATGCAAAATAAAAAAACGGAAGAAAAGCGTAAGGAATTACAAGTATTTATTGCACGTTTTAGTGCAAATGCTGCTAAATCCAAACAGGCAACAAGTCGTAAAAAAATACTTGAAAATCTTAATATTGAAGATATTAAGCCTTCAACAAGAAAATATCCGGGCATTATTTTTAGTCCTGAGCGTGAAGTAGGCAATAAAATTCTTGAAGTTAGCGGCTTAAGTGCAAGTATTGATGGTAAAGTTTTGTTTAAGGATGTAGATTTTTATGCAAACAAAGGCGATAAAATTATATTCTTATCGAAAGACCCTAGAGCAATGACTGCTTTTTTTGAGATAATAAACGCTAAACAAAAAGCTGATGCAGGTACATATGAATGGGGACAAACTATTACCTCCGCATATTTACCTTTCGATAATTCAGAATTTTTTAGATCCAGGTTAAATCTATTCGATTGGCTTTGCCAGTTTACTACCGATACAACAGAACTTTATATTCGGGGTTATTTAGGAAAAATGTTATTTACCGGAGAAGATATTTATAAAAAAGTTGATGTTTTATCCGGGGGAGAGAAAATGCGTTGTATGATTTCTAAGATGATGCTTGTAAATGCCAATGCATTGGTGTTGGATACACCTACAAATCATCTCGATCTTGAGTCTATCCAGGCATTCAATAATAATTTAATTAAGTACCCGGGAAATATTTTTATGTCATCTCACGACCACGAGTTTATTCAAACAGTTTGTAACAGAATTATTGAACTTACTCCTAAGGGTATTATTGATAAAGTTATGGATTACGATGAATATATTGCGGATGAAAAATTAATGGTTTAA
- a CDS encoding amidohydrolase family protein translates to MFKNSIFLIIQTLFVLQLYAQVPTPAKEQTKPMILTGGTAHLGNGKVIENAAVGFERGKITIVADAAKLQIDKSKFEVIDVTGKHLYPGFIAPNTTLGLRDIDQVRATLDFDEVGDIIPNVRTIIAYNTDSEIIPTVRSNGVLLAQPTPKGGLISGTSSIVELDGWNWEDAAYRIDDGIHLQWPKMFTSSGWWAEPGPIKKNKKRGMQLAKLEKFFQDAVSYYKSRHDMSSGVNLKLESMKGLFDGKKTLFMHTNYSKEIIESIKFAKKYGVKKIVIVGGKDAWMVADFLKQMDIAVILFRIHSLPPNKDDDIDLSYKMPYILHQKGVLFCLNYMGGMEAMGQRNLPFIAGTAAAYGLTKEEALMLITSNTAKILGIDKRVGTIEEGKDATLIVSTGDVLDIRTNNIEYAFIRGKKIDLDNKQKRLYRKFKEKYIK, encoded by the coding sequence ATGTTTAAAAACAGTATTTTTCTAATTATACAAACATTATTTGTCCTGCAATTATACGCCCAGGTACCTACCCCCGCAAAAGAACAAACAAAGCCAATGATCCTTACAGGAGGCACCGCCCATCTTGGCAATGGCAAGGTCATAGAAAACGCGGCAGTAGGATTTGAAAGAGGGAAAATTACAATTGTGGCAGACGCTGCCAAACTTCAAATTGACAAAAGCAAGTTTGAAGTTATTGACGTCACCGGCAAACATCTGTATCCCGGCTTTATAGCGCCCAACACAACACTGGGGTTAAGAGATATTGACCAGGTGAGGGCAACGCTTGATTTTGATGAGGTAGGCGATATTATTCCAAACGTACGTACAATAATTGCCTATAATACGGACTCGGAAATTATCCCAACGGTGCGGAGCAATGGCGTTTTATTAGCGCAGCCTACTCCAAAAGGTGGGCTTATTTCAGGCACTTCATCCATCGTTGAACTGGACGGCTGGAACTGGGAAGATGCAGCCTACCGGATAGATGACGGCATTCATTTGCAGTGGCCGAAAATGTTTACCAGTTCGGGCTGGTGGGCAGAACCAGGGCCTATAAAGAAAAACAAGAAGCGGGGCATGCAACTGGCTAAGCTTGAAAAATTTTTCCAGGATGCTGTGTCATATTACAAATCCAGACATGACATGTCTTCTGGAGTAAATTTGAAATTAGAATCAATGAAGGGTTTGTTTGATGGTAAAAAGACGCTGTTCATGCACACCAATTACAGCAAGGAAATTATTGAAAGCATCAAATTCGCTAAAAAATACGGTGTAAAGAAGATCGTCATTGTTGGCGGAAAAGATGCCTGGATGGTGGCTGATTTTTTAAAACAAATGGATATAGCGGTCATATTGTTTAGGATCCATTCCCTGCCTCCCAATAAAGATGATGATATAGACCTGTCTTATAAGATGCCTTATATACTTCATCAAAAGGGTGTTCTGTTCTGTCTTAATTATATGGGCGGTATGGAGGCAATGGGTCAGCGCAACCTGCCTTTTATTGCCGGTACTGCTGCGGCTTATGGGCTCACCAAGGAAGAAGCATTGATGCTGATCACCTCCAATACGGCTAAAATATTGGGCATTGACAAGCGTGTTGGCACAATTGAAGAAGGAAAAGACGCCACCCTCATCGTTTCAACCGGGGATGTATTAGATATCCGCACCAACAACATTGAGTATGCTTTCATCAGGGGCAAAAAAATTGATCTTGATAATAAGCAGAAGCGGCTTTACAGGAAGTTTAAGGAGAAATATATAAAATAA
- a CDS encoding YHS domain protein, with protein sequence MRKRLFPIAIITCMIIQADAQNELKLEKKYNIRGNTGIKGYDPVAYFVSDKAQKGSKKIQYTHDGIIYRFTSESNKQLFIGDPEKYLPAYGGFCAYGVGHDGKRFNVNPKAFKIIDGKNYLFWRRFIYDAIKRWDKDEEQLKINADRNWKKL encoded by the coding sequence ATGAGAAAGCGCTTATTTCCAATAGCGATCATCACATGTATGATAATACAAGCAGACGCACAGAATGAGTTGAAATTAGAGAAGAAGTATAATATTAGAGGCAATACAGGGATCAAGGGATATGACCCCGTGGCTTATTTTGTTAGTGATAAAGCGCAAAAGGGCTCGAAGAAGATTCAATATACCCATGATGGAATTATATACCGGTTTACTTCAGAGAGCAATAAACAATTGTTTATAGGCGATCCTGAAAAATACCTACCTGCTTATGGAGGATTTTGTGCCTATGGGGTAGGGCATGATGGTAAGAGATTTAATGTGAATCCAAAGGCATTCAAAATTATTGATGGGAAGAATTATTTGTTTTGGAGACGGTTTATTTATGATGCCATTAAAAGATGGGATAAAGATGAGGAGCAATTAAAAATAAATGCTGACCGGAATTGGAAGAAACTGTAG
- a CDS encoding NlpC/P60 family protein: MNLFQFFIFLLLLFLTFACKSPSTISGKSAPGEKKIKISSYKSSEKINKVIETARSYIGTGYKYGGTTRAGMDCSGLVWVSYKAADIELPRTSVQLKETGKKVNITNIKPGDIVFFSARKNSKRITHVGLVTEVRDNNNAKFIHASTSRGVIEAGLFTKYWLEIFVKAIRPF, encoded by the coding sequence ATGAATTTATTTCAATTTTTCATTTTCCTGTTACTATTGTTTTTAACTTTTGCCTGTAAAAGTCCATCTACGATTTCCGGCAAAAGTGCACCAGGTGAAAAAAAGATAAAAATATCATCTTATAAATCGTCAGAAAAAATCAATAAAGTAATAGAAACCGCCCGTTCTTACATTGGCACCGGTTATAAATATGGCGGAACTACAAGAGCCGGAATGGATTGCTCAGGATTGGTATGGGTCTCATATAAGGCTGCAGATATAGAGCTGCCCCGCACTTCAGTTCAACTGAAAGAGACAGGTAAAAAAGTAAATATTACAAACATCAAACCTGGTGATATTGTATTCTTTTCTGCTCGCAAAAACAGCAAAAGGATCACACACGTTGGATTAGTTACTGAAGTCAGGGATAATAATAACGCAAAATTTATTCATGCCTCAACCAGTCGTGGTGTAATAGAAGCCGGCTTGTTTACAAAATATTGGCTTGAAATTTTTGTGAAAGCGATAAGACCGTTTTGA
- a CDS encoding FAD-binding protein, translating to MEFNKPAPKIIDKFKEIVGKQYVFTDEEQLFDYSHDETGDLSFLPDVVIKPRTSQEISEILKICNEHKIAVTPRGAGTGLSGGALPVHGGISLSIERFNKIIHIDEQNFQAMVEPGVITQVFQEAVIEKGLFYPPDPASRGSCFLGGNVAENSGGPKAVKYGVVKDYVLNLEVVLPNGAIIWTGANVLKNATGYNLTQLMVGSEGTLGIITKIVFKLIPHPKQDLLMLVPFRSAEKACQAVAAIMQSGITPSGLEFMERDAIMWSLRYVKIENIPTKDHIQAWLLIEVDGNELEMLFKDCEKITEVVEQFDAGEVLFADTSGQKEELWKVRRCIAEAVKSRSDYIDEDTVVPRAKLPMLLKGVKEIGKKYQFNTVCYGHAGDGNLHVNILRENISQQDWKQKVPEGIREIFQLCKSLGGTISGEHGIGYIQKPYINIALDDVQLGLMRGIKELFDPKGVLNPGKIF from the coding sequence ATGGAATTCAATAAACCTGCCCCTAAAATTATAGACAAGTTTAAAGAAATTGTTGGCAAGCAGTATGTTTTTACAGATGAGGAGCAACTTTTTGACTATTCCCATGATGAAACCGGAGACCTGTCCTTTCTGCCTGACGTGGTGATAAAACCACGTACATCACAAGAGATCAGTGAAATATTAAAAATTTGTAACGAACATAAAATTGCCGTGACACCCCGGGGAGCGGGTACAGGCTTGAGCGGAGGAGCATTGCCGGTACACGGTGGTATTTCTCTCTCTATTGAACGATTTAATAAGATCATTCATATAGATGAACAAAATTTCCAGGCAATGGTGGAGCCAGGCGTTATTACACAGGTATTTCAGGAAGCCGTTATTGAGAAGGGATTATTTTACCCACCCGACCCGGCCAGCAGGGGCTCATGTTTCCTGGGGGGAAATGTAGCTGAAAATTCCGGAGGCCCGAAAGCTGTGAAATATGGTGTAGTTAAAGATTATGTGTTGAACCTGGAAGTCGTATTGCCCAATGGAGCAATTATCTGGACAGGCGCCAATGTGCTTAAGAATGCTACCGGCTATAACCTTACCCAACTGATGGTGGGAAGTGAAGGTACATTGGGAATTATTACCAAAATAGTATTTAAGCTCATTCCCCATCCTAAACAAGATCTATTGATGTTGGTGCCTTTCCGTTCGGCTGAAAAAGCATGCCAGGCCGTTGCTGCGATTATGCAGTCAGGTATAACACCTTCAGGGCTCGAATTTATGGAACGTGACGCTATTATGTGGTCATTGAGATATGTAAAAATTGAAAACATTCCCACAAAAGATCACATACAAGCCTGGTTATTAATAGAAGTAGATGGTAATGAGCTCGAAATGTTATTTAAGGATTGTGAAAAAATTACAGAAGTAGTTGAGCAATTTGATGCCGGTGAAGTTTTATTTGCTGATACATCAGGCCAGAAAGAGGAATTGTGGAAAGTGAGACGCTGTATTGCAGAAGCTGTGAAGTCACGTTCTGATTACATTGATGAAGATACGGTTGTTCCCCGTGCCAAGCTCCCTATGCTGTTAAAAGGCGTCAAGGAAATTGGTAAAAAGTATCAATTTAATACCGTATGCTATGGACATGCCGGTGACGGTAACTTACACGTTAATATATTGAGGGAAAACATAAGTCAGCAGGATTGGAAGCAAAAAGTGCCTGAAGGCATACGTGAGATTTTCCAACTATGCAAATCTTTAGGCGGTACGATCTCAGGAGAACACGGTATAGGTTATATACAAAAGCCATATATCAATATCGCTTTAGATGATGTGCAGCTTGGTTTGATGCGCGGGATCAAAGAGCTGTTTGATCCAAAAGGGGTATTGAATCCGGGGAAGATATTTTGA
- a CDS encoding site-specific DNA-methyltransferase produces the protein MNGLAKYYIGNSRNLTSLVKRYRIPSLDLIISSPPYFDMLDYEGMKDQIGFGTSNYEEYLQDVAGVFQQCYELANENATFWLIIDTIKKKGEIRPLPFDLHRKLQELYGETWNLKEVIIWDKEKNLPWNSKGRFKNQFEYILFFKKGQKYTFNIDRVREINDLKKWWLSFPERYNPSGKAPSNVWHYTTPIRGWGNGKQDHFCPIPFALAEKIISIASNKGDIVLDPFAGSGSAIALASNMGRKAYGIDISKEYKTRFLKEVVKGAENYWSRRIEELSYNTDAIKNFKSTNQKLRKLKVASQIIKHINATNLNSFIYLLINRSGARFDLYVVENGIRPITDLTDDALNSLIHQAKVQPNIITLNESEITERVSSIKLNKYSLDKFYSINGVVNRNNITISKVKYDYLFSNIYIKVK, from the coding sequence ATGAATGGATTGGCAAAATATTACATTGGAAACTCTCGAAACTTGACAAGTTTAGTAAAGCGTTACCGCATTCCTTCACTTGATCTTATTATATCTTCTCCTCCATACTTTGACATGCTTGATTACGAAGGGATGAAAGATCAAATCGGTTTTGGCACTAGTAACTATGAAGAATATCTTCAAGATGTGGCAGGAGTTTTTCAACAGTGCTACGAACTTGCGAATGAAAACGCAACGTTCTGGCTAATTATAGACACTATCAAAAAAAAGGGCGAAATAAGACCACTCCCTTTTGACCTACATAGAAAACTTCAAGAACTTTACGGGGAAACATGGAACTTAAAAGAAGTGATAATTTGGGATAAAGAAAAGAACTTGCCTTGGAATTCTAAAGGAAGGTTCAAAAATCAATTTGAATATATTCTATTCTTTAAGAAGGGTCAAAAATATACTTTTAATATTGACCGTGTTCGTGAAATAAATGATCTGAAAAAATGGTGGCTTTCATTCCCGGAGAGATACAATCCTAGTGGTAAAGCTCCAAGCAATGTGTGGCATTACACAACTCCAATCAGGGGGTGGGGTAATGGAAAACAAGACCATTTTTGTCCCATTCCATTTGCCTTGGCTGAAAAAATCATATCTATTGCATCCAATAAAGGTGATATCGTGTTGGATCCCTTTGCAGGCTCGGGTTCAGCTATAGCTTTGGCAAGTAACATGGGTAGGAAGGCATATGGAATCGATATCAGTAAGGAGTATAAAACTCGCTTTTTAAAGGAAGTTGTTAAAGGTGCGGAGAACTATTGGTCTCGAAGAATAGAAGAGTTGAGCTACAATACGGACGCGATTAAAAATTTCAAATCAACAAACCAAAAACTAAGAAAACTAAAAGTCGCTTCGCAAATTATCAAACATATCAACGCAACCAATCTTAATTCGTTTATATATCTTCTAATAAATAGATCAGGTGCCAGATTTGATTTGTATGTTGTGGAGAATGGGATAAGGCCAATAACTGACCTTACGGATGATGCACTAAATTCTCTAATACATCAGGCAAAGGTTCAGCCAAATATCATTACATTAAACGAATCTGAGATCACGGAAAGAGTTTCTTCTATCAAGTTGAATAAGTACTCTTTGGATAAGTTCTATTCAATAAATGGTGTTGTTAATCGTAATAATATCACTATCAGTAAAGTAAAATACGACTACCTATTTTCCAATATCTACATAAAGGTAAAATAA